The following are encoded in a window of Chionomys nivalis chromosome X, mChiNiv1.1, whole genome shotgun sequence genomic DNA:
- the LOC130867336 gene encoding cytochrome c oxidase subunit 6C-2-like: protein MSSGALLKPQMRGLLAETLWVHFVGAFIVALGVAAAYKFGVAEPRKKAYTDFYRKYDSMKDFEEMRKAGIF, encoded by the coding sequence ATGAGTTCCGGTGCGTTGCTGAAACCTCAGATGCGTGGTCTTCTGGCCGAGACCCTGTGGGTTCACTTTGTTGGTGCTTTCATCGTGGCCCTGGGAGTGGCTGCTGCCTATAAGTTTGGCGTGGCTGAACCCAGAAAGAAGGCATATACAGATTTCTACAGGAAGTACGACTCTATGAAGGACTTCGAAGAGATGAGGAAGGCTGGTATCTTCTAG